Proteins encoded together in one Bactrocera neohumeralis isolate Rockhampton chromosome 4, APGP_CSIRO_Bneo_wtdbg2-racon-allhic-juicebox.fasta_v2, whole genome shotgun sequence window:
- the LOC126756947 gene encoding H/ACA ribonucleoprotein complex subunit 3: MYLMYTLNEKGERVYTLKKRTEDGFPTISAHPARFSPEDKYSRHRLTIKKRFGLLITQQPEPVY; the protein is encoded by the exons ATGTATCTGATGTACACTTTAAATGAAAAAGGAGAACGCGTTTACACGCTGaag AAACGCACTGAAGATGGATTTCCAACGATCTCTGCTCACCCAGCACGTTTCTCGCCGGAAGATAAATACTCACGTCATCGTTTGACCATCAAAAAACGTTTCGGTTTGCTGATCACACAACAACCTGAACCAGTCTACTAA
- the LOC126756923 gene encoding transmembrane protein 223, with product MSILLHITLNSTANIFRTSTCRLLHRTSFLSQNLKPPVTHKALSLLNKPTITLRTPARNRSSPAFNVNTNVSKDVVLFKYENPKYYNVLNIFGLCQFVFWTYLSHFAFTTLKDAPVQEIPGEELAWYQKINLGENKYRNGITTISFLIGYGILCATWLFTLRSVRYLILRKGGKDVAFVTYGPFNRNRIMTVPLKCISAQESRETARNQLPIKVKNRALYYVLDMRGEFRNPQLFDFTAGLKRKVD from the exons atgagTATATTATTACATATCACCTTAAATTCAACTGCTAATATTTTTCGGACAAGCACCTGTCGTTTGCTACATCGTACATCATTTCTTTCGCAAAACTTAAAGCCGCCGGTTACTCATAAAGCACTATCATTGTTAAATAAACCTACAATTACTCTGAGAACACCGGCACGTAATCGCTCCTCGCCCGCTTTTAATGTGAACACAAATGTTTCGAAGGATGTGGTACTTTTCAAATACGAGAACCCAAAATATTACAATGTGTTGAACATCTTTGGATTGTGTCAATTTGTATTTTGGACTTATCTGTCGCATTTTGCATTTACAACCCTTAAAGATGCTCCAGTGCAGGAAATACCTGGCGAAGAGTTAGCCTGGtatcaaaaaataaacttaGGCGAAAACAAATACAGAAATGGCATCACAACAATCTCCTTCTTAATAG GGTATGGTATTCTGTGTGCCACCTGGTTGTTCACTTTGCGTTCGGTGCGTTATCTTATACTACGTAAAGGTGGAAAAGATGTTGCGTTTGTTACCTATGGCCCATTTAATAGAAACAGGATAATGACCGTGCCACTGAAATGTATTTCTGCACAGGAATCTCGTGAAACAGCACGCAATCAATTGCCTATCAAAGTGAAAAATCGTGCACTATATTACGTGCTTGATATGCGTGGAGAGTTCCGAAATCCTCAACTATTTGATTTTACAGCAGGTTTGAAACGTAAGGTTGATTGA
- the LOC126756940 gene encoding transmembrane protein 170B, with translation MLSDADDTDELDTIADVMGLRSLNGLNTFREMWYHIFLWALFSSIFIHTCAALVAFVTLRKHKFGRFFSILILVMGFLSPAMSGIVSSAVIAFVHRASSLPMSPIYAMVWGVGQTIVSACLGFTRILATL, from the coding sequence ATGTTGTCCGACGCTGATGACACCGATGAGTTGGACACCATTGCCGATGTTATGGGTTTGCGCTCACTAAATGGCCTCAATACATTTCGTGAAATGTGGTATCACATATTTCTTTGGGCGCTCTTCTCCTCCATTTTCATACACACATGCGCGGCTTTGGTTGCTTTTGTGACCCTACGCAAACATAAATTCGGACGCTTCTTTTCTATACTAATTCTAGTAATGGGATTTTTATCGCCTGCCATGAGTGGCATAGTAAGTAGCGCAGTGATAGCATTCGTGCATCGAGCCTCCAGTCTGCCAATGTCGCCAATATATGCAATGGTGTGGGGTGTAGGCCAAACGATAGTGTCAGCGTGCTTAGGTTTTACACGAATTTTGGCTACACTATAG